One genomic segment of Zymoseptoria tritici IPO323 chromosome 5, whole genome shotgun sequence includes these proteins:
- a CDS encoding DNA topoisomerase 3, with the protein MAIQVLCVAEKPSIAKAVANHLGGGQVQCRSIQGNQFIKNYIFDYNFPGWGQCSVTMTSVAGHLMSHDFPREYKGWQSCDPSALFECRIESYIDNERKAIAANIENQAQYARYLYIWTDCDREGEAIGSEIRDVACKKNAYLRNPGKTVRARFSNIERAHIIAAARAPIPLDEAQAAAVASRIELDLRVGVAFTRNLSLTLQAMIPGREGSVISYGSCQFPTLGFVVERYFRVKNFLPETFWGIKVMHEKDRVKVNFHWSRGHLFDRMVVTILFERCLTARTARVTKVTKKPTSKWKPLPLTTVELQKCGSRFLRMNSQRVMQIAEKLYQDGFISYPRTETDQFDRNTDLNTIIDKQIQSPDWGNFAQGLRNGGFSWPRMGRNNDKAHPPIHPVNFVANNALDHEHRRVYEFIVRRFLACCSKDAQGTKTDIGILYGAETFNASGLMVLERNYLDVYPYDKWTSSQELPIFAVGETFVPTEARMHEGETTPPGYLTEPELIGLMDANGIGTDATMAEHIAKIKEREYVMARPRGRVQPQAGNGGVQEFIPTTLGVALIEGYESMGFEISLAKPFLRKEMELKMKAICEGRKTRRQVVEETIEQYRDVYMRTQRQLGLLRAVSLPRSLAMLCETVWQ; encoded by the exons ATGGCGATTCAAGTTCTTTGCGTGGCTGAAAAGCCTTCAATCGCCAAAGCTGTTGCCAATCATCTCGGTGGTGGTCAAGTGCAATGT CGCTCCATCCAGGGGAATCAATTCATCAAGAACTACATCTTCGATTACAACTTCCCGGGATGGGGACAATGCAGCGTCACCATGACCTCTGTGGCCGGCCATTTGATGTCTCACGATTTCCCACGCGAATATAAAGGCTGGCAGTCGTGTGACCCTTCTGCGCTGTTCGAATGCCGGATAGAGTCGTACATCGACAACGAGAGGAAGGCTATTGCAGCCAACATCGAGAATCAAGCTCAGTATGCCAGATATCTCTACATCTGGACGGATTGCGATCGTGAAGGTGAGGCCATCGGCAGCGAGATTCGAGATGTTGCTTGCAAGAAGAACGCATACCTCAGGAATCCTGGAAAGACTGTAAGGGCTCGCTTTTCCAATATTGAACGAGCTCACATCATTGCTGCCGCACGAGCGCCGATCCCCCTGGATGAAGCACAGGCTGCCGCTGTCGCCTCCCGGATCGAACTCGATCTGCGGGTTGGAGTTGCTTTCACCCGAAATCTGAGCCTGACTCTTCAGGCCATGATCCCGGGCAGGGAGGGGTCGGTCATCAGCTATGGGAGTTGTCAGTTTCCAACGTTGGGCTTCGTCGTGGAAAGGTACTTTCGAGTCAAGAACTTCCTACCGGAGACCTTCTGGGGCATCAAGGTGATGCATGAGAAGGATCGCGTCAAGGTCAACTTTCATTGGTCTCGTGGCCATCTCTTCGACCGCATGGTTGTTACCATCCTCTTCGAGCGATGTCTGACCGCTCGAACGGCGAGAGTGACGAAAGTCACCAAGAAGCCGACAAGCAAATGGAAACCCCTTCCCCTCACAACAGTCGAGCTGCAGAAGTGCGGGAGTCGCTTTCTCCGCATGAACAGTCAACGTGTCATGCAAATCGCCGAGAAACTTTACCAAGATGGGTTCATCAGCTACCCGCGTACAGAGACCGATCAATTCGATCGCAATACAGACCTCAATACAATCATCGACAAACAAATCCAGAGCCCTGATTGGGGCAACTTCGCCCAGGGTCTGCGCAACGGAGGGTTTTCCTGGCCGCGCATGGGTCGCAACAATGACAAAGCCCATCCTCCCATTCACCCAGTCAACTTCGTCGCCAATAACGCTCTCGATCACGAACATCGACGAGTCTACGAGTTCATCGTCCGCCGCTTCCTTGCATGTTGCTCCAAAGACGCTCAAGGAACGAAAACAGACATCGGCATCCTATACGGCGCGGAAACGTTCAACGCCTCCGGGCTGATGGTCCTCGAGCGCAACTACCTCGATGTATACCCATACGACAAGTGGACAAGCAGTCAAGAACTTCCCATCTTCGCCGTTGGTGAGACATTCGTGCCCACTGAAGCTCGGATGCACGAAGGCGAGACTACGCCACCGGGATACCTGACCGAGCCGGAACTGATTGGCCTCATGGATGCGAACGGCATCGGAACGGATGCTACGATGGCGGAGCACATTGCCAAGATCAAAGAGAGGGAGTATGTCATGGCGCGACCACGCGGGAGAGTCCAGCCGCAGGCAG gcaaTGGTGGCGTGCAGGAGTTCATTCCGACAACGCTGGGCGTGGCGTTGATTGAAGGGTACGAGAGCATGGGCTTCGAGATCAGTCTTGCGAAGCCGTTCTTGCGAAAGGAG ATGGAGCTGAAGATGAAGGCTATCTGCGAAGGTCGAAAGACGAGGCGTCAAGTTGTGGAGGAGACGATTGAGCAGTATCGAGATGTGTACATGCGGACGCAACGGCAATTGGGCTTGCTTCGTGCGGTAAGTCTGCCTCGGTCTCTGGCGATGTTATGTGAGACGGTGTGGCAGTGA